A genome region from Pseudomonas sp. N3-W includes the following:
- a CDS encoding TorF family putative porin, whose product MLKPSFLLLGTLLSCSLAHAQIFQREWGDFDLKLGTTPARSMAQGLVKPASTGSFHGGLDLGHDSGWYVGQWSPSMGLSPGSNLEVDSYMGFKQPFDKTLGYEIGMIHYSYPKVDTLDSQEFFGGLTVLGSRFGAAFSNDPDKQNSTLFADLGGNQPFGVGISMKYTTHQLNTPASVDGGTVGSFNDWSLQLSRAFMGVDLDLIYSDSSLSGNDCTAYSGHNSQCDGLLTLKAERAFY is encoded by the coding sequence ATGCTCAAACCCTCTTTCTTGTTGCTCGGCACCTTGCTGTCGTGTTCGCTCGCCCACGCGCAAATCTTCCAGCGTGAATGGGGTGACTTCGACCTCAAACTCGGCACTACACCCGCCCGCAGCATGGCCCAAGGGCTGGTAAAACCGGCCAGCACCGGCTCGTTCCATGGCGGTCTCGACCTGGGTCATGACAGCGGCTGGTACGTCGGCCAGTGGTCGCCGAGCATGGGTTTGAGCCCCGGCAGCAATCTCGAAGTCGACTCCTACATGGGGTTTAAACAGCCCTTCGACAAAACCCTCGGCTACGAAATCGGCATGATCCACTACAGCTATCCGAAAGTGGACACGCTCGACAGCCAGGAATTCTTTGGCGGCTTGACCGTACTGGGCAGCCGCTTCGGTGCGGCCTTCAGCAACGACCCGGACAAACAGAACAGCACCCTGTTCGCTGACTTGGGCGGCAATCAGCCATTCGGCGTCGGGATCAGCATGAAATACACCACCCACCAGCTCAACACGCCGGCCTCTGTGGACGGCGGCACGGTGGGCAGTTTCAACGACTGGTCGCTGCAACTGTCACGCGCCTTCATGGGCGTTGACCTGGACCTGATCTACAGCGACTCCAGCCTCAGCGGCAACGATTGCACCGCCTACTCCGGGCACAACAGCCAGTGCGACGGCTTGTTGACCCTCAAGGCCGAACGGGCCTTCTATTGA
- a CDS encoding S1 RNA-binding domain-containing protein: MALIGRYNSLQVVKHTNFGLYLDGGADGEILLPNRYIPKDIPSEDEDWLNVFIYLDSDDKLIATTEKPKVQVGEFASLKVVEVNSIGVFLDWGLPKDLLLPYSEEKRQMTAGEYVVVHVYLDKHTRRITATARLDRYLDKTPASYTPGQEVDLLVAEATDMGFKAIINNKHWGLIHKNEIFKFMRAGKEEKGFIKEVRSDGKISLSLQPVGEEAATSLNSKILAKLRDNNGTLPISDKSDPTLISSMFGVSKGNFKKAIGALYKNGQIVIHADRIELS; the protein is encoded by the coding sequence ATGGCTTTAATCGGGCGCTACAACAGTTTGCAAGTGGTTAAACACACTAACTTCGGTTTATATCTGGACGGTGGCGCGGATGGCGAAATCCTTCTGCCTAATCGTTATATCCCCAAAGATATTCCCAGCGAAGATGAAGATTGGCTGAACGTTTTTATTTATCTGGACAGCGATGACAAACTTATCGCCACCACTGAAAAACCCAAAGTTCAGGTCGGTGAATTTGCCAGTTTGAAAGTCGTTGAAGTCAACAGCATCGGCGTGTTCCTGGATTGGGGCTTGCCGAAGGATCTGTTGCTGCCGTATTCCGAAGAAAAACGCCAGATGACCGCCGGTGAATATGTGGTGGTGCACGTCTACCTCGACAAGCACACCCGTCGCATCACCGCCACGGCGCGCCTGGACCGTTATCTGGACAAGACGCCGGCCAGCTACACCCCGGGCCAGGAAGTTGACCTGCTGGTTGCCGAAGCCACCGACATGGGCTTCAAGGCGATCATCAACAACAAGCACTGGGGCCTGATTCACAAGAACGAAATCTTCAAGTTCATGCGCGCCGGCAAGGAAGAGAAGGGGTTTATCAAGGAAGTGCGCAGCGATGGCAAAATCAGCCTGAGCCTGCAACCGGTGGGCGAAGAAGCGGCCACCAGCCTGAACTCGAAGATCCTCGCCAAACTGCGTGACAACAATGGCACCCTGCCGATCAGCGACAAGAGCGATCCGACGCTGATCAGCAGCATGTTCGGCGTCAGCAAAGGCAACTTCAAGAAGGCCATCGGCGCGTTGTACAAGAACGGCCAGATCGTCATTCATGCTGATCGCATTGAACTAAGCTGA
- a CDS encoding DUF2177 family protein yields the protein MKKALFAYAGTLLAFLVLDGLWLGVLMAPTYRALLGSLMLDQPLLAPAALFYLLYVVGCVVFVVLPAITWRRAACLGALLGLVAYGTYDLSNWATLRGWSAQLVVIDMLWGAFATSVASSVGYWLARKAGA from the coding sequence ATGAAAAAAGCCTTGTTCGCCTACGCTGGCACCTTGCTGGCGTTTCTTGTGCTCGACGGGCTCTGGCTCGGCGTGCTGATGGCGCCGACCTACCGCGCGCTGCTCGGTTCGTTGATGCTCGACCAACCGCTGCTGGCTCCGGCAGCGTTGTTCTATCTCCTATATGTCGTCGGTTGCGTGGTGTTCGTGGTGTTGCCGGCGATTACCTGGCGGCGCGCTGCTTGCCTGGGCGCATTGCTCGGGCTGGTGGCGTACGGCACCTATGACCTGAGCAACTGGGCGACATTGCGAGGCTGGTCGGCGCAGTTGGTGGTGATCGACATGCTTTGGGGTGCGTTCGCCACCAGTGTTGCCAGTTCCGTCGGCTACTGGCTGGCACGCAAGGCTGGGGCATGA
- a CDS encoding DMT family transporter, translated as MSATRRNADGFALQVMIGLCLVWGVQQVMIKWAAPDIAPVMQAVGRSGISALLVGLLICWKSGWDQVGSTWRGGLLAGALFGLEFFFISEGLQLTTAAHMSVFLYTAPIFTALGVHWLLPSERLRPLQWLGIVLAFIGIAIAFAGGVSWDNLDHRMLMGDALGVLAGAAWGATTVVVRASRLSEAPVTLTLFYQLIVGFVGLLLIAVLSGQVTHVSLTPVAVASVLFQGLVVSFCSYLIWFWLLRRYMAANLAVFSFMTPLFGVTFGVVLLGEELSLNFIIGAVLVLLGITFVSAEQWMRRRLRKALGQQ; from the coding sequence GTGAGCGCCACACGGCGTAACGCCGACGGGTTTGCCCTGCAGGTGATGATCGGCTTGTGCCTGGTCTGGGGTGTGCAGCAGGTGATGATCAAATGGGCCGCGCCGGATATCGCACCGGTCATGCAGGCGGTCGGGCGCTCGGGCATTTCCGCGTTGCTGGTCGGTCTGCTGATCTGCTGGAAGAGCGGCTGGGATCAAGTGGGCAGCACCTGGCGCGGTGGCTTGTTGGCGGGCGCGTTGTTCGGCCTGGAGTTCTTCTTCATTTCCGAAGGCTTGCAACTGACCACGGCGGCGCACATGTCGGTGTTCCTTTACACCGCACCGATATTCACCGCGCTGGGCGTGCACTGGCTGCTGCCCAGTGAGCGTTTGCGACCGCTGCAATGGCTGGGAATTGTCCTGGCGTTTATCGGCATCGCCATCGCGTTTGCCGGGGGCGTTTCCTGGGACAACCTTGACCACCGCATGCTGATGGGCGACGCACTGGGCGTGCTGGCCGGCGCGGCGTGGGGCGCAACCACGGTGGTGGTGCGGGCTTCGCGGCTGTCGGAAGCGCCAGTGACCCTGACCTTGTTCTACCAACTGATTGTCGGTTTTGTCGGCTTGCTGCTGATTGCGGTGCTCAGCGGTCAGGTCACCCATGTCAGCCTGACCCCCGTGGCGGTAGCCAGCGTGCTGTTTCAGGGGCTGGTGGTGTCGTTTTGCAGTTACCTGATCTGGTTCTGGCTGCTGCGCCGGTATATGGCGGCGAACCTGGCAGTGTTTTCGTTCATGACGCCGCTGTTCGGCGTCACTTTCGGTGTGGTGCTGCTGGGCGAGGAGCTGAGCCTGAACTTCATCATCGGTGCCGTGCTGGTGCTGCTCGGCATCACGTTTGTCAGCGCTGAGCAGTGGATGCGCCGTCGGCTGCGCAAAGCCCTCGGCCAACAGTGA
- a CDS encoding MFS transporter, whose amino-acid sequence MSPLIRLTASFIALMMAMGIGRFALTPQLPHLISEGQIDLTAAGLIAAANYLGYFVGAVDAMFSHRPEQVRRRLLGGLWLCVLLTLASFWANGFWTHLLLRFGTGVASAWVLVMITALSQPLAAAAGRPRLGALVFAGPGLGIFLTGLLALGSNLLQQTSATLWLVYAAVGLVMLLGILPFLPQPGVQANAPASASSGNPGVGRLPLIYGLYGLGYIIPATFLSQMASAQFHGQWQADLFWPCFGLAAALGVVLVSLRRHNPNATRHWLMATLWLQAAGVFACLLGSGPGLALGVILCGTPFLACMQLVMQRSRELAPHATQRNAGLLTACFAVGQLCGPLLAALSSHFSGGLQPALIVAGSGLLIAGGLLLSPVTVGRGLCAADGASTAQR is encoded by the coding sequence ATGTCCCCGCTGATTCGTTTAACCGCCAGTTTTATCGCCTTGATGATGGCCATGGGCATTGGGCGTTTCGCCCTGACGCCGCAACTGCCGCACCTGATCAGCGAAGGCCAGATCGACCTGACCGCCGCCGGTCTGATTGCCGCCGCCAACTACCTCGGCTATTTCGTCGGTGCGGTGGATGCGATGTTCTCGCACCGCCCTGAACAAGTGCGCCGGCGTCTGCTCGGCGGCTTGTGGCTGTGCGTGCTGCTGACCCTGGCTTCGTTCTGGGCCAACGGGTTCTGGACCCATCTGCTGCTGCGTTTCGGCACCGGGGTGGCCAGCGCCTGGGTGTTGGTGATGATCACCGCCCTGAGCCAGCCATTGGCGGCGGCGGCAGGTCGCCCGCGACTCGGGGCACTGGTCTTTGCCGGACCGGGCCTGGGGATTTTTCTGACAGGGCTGTTGGCGCTGGGCTCGAACCTTTTGCAGCAAACCTCCGCGACCTTGTGGCTGGTGTATGCCGCTGTCGGGCTGGTGATGCTGCTGGGTATTCTGCCGTTCCTGCCGCAGCCAGGCGTCCAGGCGAACGCACCGGCCAGCGCGTCCTCGGGCAATCCCGGTGTCGGACGTTTGCCGCTGATCTATGGTCTGTACGGGTTGGGCTACATCATCCCGGCCACTTTCCTCTCGCAAATGGCCAGCGCACAGTTCCATGGGCAATGGCAGGCGGATCTGTTCTGGCCCTGCTTCGGCCTGGCGGCGGCACTCGGCGTGGTGCTGGTGAGTCTGCGTCGGCACAATCCGAACGCCACCCGACACTGGCTGATGGCGACTTTGTGGCTACAAGCCGCCGGGGTATTTGCCTGCCTGCTGGGCAGTGGTCCGGGGCTGGCGCTGGGGGTGATCCTCTGCGGGACGCCGTTCCTGGCCTGCATGCAGCTGGTGATGCAACGCTCCCGGGAGCTGGCGCCCCACGCCACCCAGCGCAATGCCGGGCTGCTGACCGCCTGCTTTGCCGTGGGTCAACTGTGCGGGCCGTTGTTGGCGGCGCTGAGCAGTCATTTCAGCGGCGGTTTGCAACCGGCACTGATCGTCGCCGGCAGCGGTTTGCTCATCGCCGGCGGCTTGTTGCTCAGCCCGGTCACTGTTGGCCGAGGGCTTTGCGCAGCCGACGGCGCATCCACTGCTCAGCGCTGA
- the ptrR gene encoding putrescine utilization regulator PtrR, producing MEFSQLRIFQAVAQEGSITRAAERLHRVPSNLSTRLKQLEEQLGVELFVRERQRLQLSPAGKVLLDYTARLFALHDEAHAAVQGGQPAGDFVLGTMYSTAAIHLPGLLARYHRIYPAVNLQVQSGPSGELLEGLLTGRLDAALVDGPLELAGLDGVPLCDERLVLISEADHPPIHSALDVEGRSVFTFRQGCSYRMRLEAWFAHDHAAMGRAMEIESYPGMLACVIAGSGVALMSESMLASLPGRESVAVHPLAEPFARATTWLMWRKGMVGANLNAWIEQQQAVYPAASMQARDSA from the coding sequence GTGGAATTCAGCCAATTGCGGATTTTCCAGGCGGTAGCGCAAGAGGGCTCGATCACTCGCGCCGCCGAACGCCTGCACCGGGTGCCGTCGAACCTGTCGACGCGCCTTAAACAGCTGGAAGAACAGCTGGGTGTAGAGCTTTTCGTTCGTGAGCGTCAGCGTTTGCAGTTGTCACCTGCGGGAAAAGTCCTCTTGGACTACACCGCCAGGCTGTTTGCCCTACACGACGAAGCGCACGCGGCGGTGCAGGGCGGACAGCCGGCCGGGGACTTTGTGTTGGGCACCATGTACAGCACCGCGGCGATTCACTTGCCGGGTCTGTTGGCCCGTTATCACCGCATCTACCCGGCGGTGAATCTGCAAGTACAGTCCGGGCCCAGCGGCGAATTGCTCGAAGGGCTGCTCACCGGGCGTCTCGATGCGGCGCTGGTGGACGGGCCACTGGAGCTGGCCGGGCTCGACGGCGTGCCGTTGTGCGACGAACGGCTGGTGCTGATCAGTGAAGCCGATCACCCGCCGATCCACAGCGCATTGGATGTCGAGGGGCGCTCGGTATTTACCTTTCGTCAGGGCTGCTCTTACCGCATGCGCCTGGAAGCCTGGTTCGCCCACGACCACGCGGCCATGGGCCGGGCGATGGAGATCGAGTCGTATCCGGGGATGTTGGCGTGTGTGATTGCCGGCTCGGGCGTGGCGCTGATGTCGGAGTCGATGCTGGCCAGCCTGCCGGGCCGCGAAAGCGTGGCGGTGCACCCGTTGGCCGAGCCGTTTGCCCGCGCCACCACCTGGCTGATGTGGCGCAAAGGCATGGTGGGCGCCAACCTGAACGCGTGGATCGAGCAGCAACAGGCGGTTTATCCGGCAGCGTCGATGCAGGCCCGGGACAGCGCTTGA
- a CDS encoding PA1414 family protein, with translation MKEKIQNWLHDLGVALGLIEPPLQPVPIRTDDEQRRRQPRRR, from the coding sequence ATGAAAGAGAAAATCCAAAACTGGCTGCACGACCTCGGTGTCGCACTCGGTTTGATCGAACCGCCTCTGCAACCTGTGCCTATTCGTACGGACGACGAACAGCGCCGCCGCCAGCCGCGTCGGCGGTAA